The region GCTACCACGTGTAGGCAACATACACTCATCTGTAGGGTACTCTTGCAACCCAAATACACTACCATGATCTGTAAATGTTCCTTCTGCTAGCTGCCCATAGGCAGCAGCCATTGCACTTTCTGGATTAGAGGTTTCCCCTCCAATAACTTCATCTATCACATCTTCTTCCAAATCCGTACAACTAAAGACGAATGCACTTAGAAAAAAAATAAGAGTTGTTTTTGATATTATATTTGACATTTTCATAAATTATAATTTTAATGTTGCTCCTAACATATAAGTCTTAGAAGATGGATAAGTTGTATAGTCTATACCTATAGATTGATTTCCATTTGTAGCACGTGGACTGTTAACCAATGGGTCGTAACCTGAATAATTAGTAATGGTGAACAAGTTTTGACCACTTACATAAAAATTAAGTCCTTTTAACCAATTTAAATTTAGTTTTTCAACATCTAAAGAATAACCAATACGTGCATTATTTAATCTGAAAAAATTAGATTTTTCGAGATATAAAGTAGACAGTTGAGGTGTATTTGTATAACTAGCACCATCATAATAAAATTCAGATAACACGTTTCTATCTGAAACTATGTTATTAATATTTAATGCTAAGTTAGTATTGTTCACTAATAACCCTCCAGTTTGTCCTATAAATGCTAAACTTAAATCCCAACGCTTATAAGAAAGGTTTGTATTAATTCCGTAAGTGAAATTAGGTAAAGCACCTTCAAAAATCTGACGATCGTCACTATTAATGATATCATCATCATTAATATCTTCAAAAATATCAACGCCATTTTCATCAAAGCCTAAATGCTTCAACATAAAAAACGATCCTGCCTCATAACCACTTTTGTAAATATTTGCTGCTACACCTGATAAACCTGGACCTGCTACACTTCCTGAATATAATTCAGAAACTGGTAAATTTGTTACTTCATTATCTAATGTTGCCCCATTAACATCTAAAGACCAAGAAAAATTTTCTGTACTAATAATCTGTGAACCCAAACTAAATTCGAATCCTTTATTTACAATTTCTCCATCAATATTTTTCCACACAGTAGTTGTTGGGCTTAACGGTTCTGCAGGAATATTTAATATCGCATCGGTAGTGGTTTTATTATAATAATCTAAAGAACCATAAAGTCTATTATTCCATAAACTAAAGTCTACACCTATATTTAACTGTGTTACAACTTCCCATTTTAAGTCTGGATTGGCGGTTCTATTAACAACAATACCATTAATTAAGTTATAATCGTCGTATAAATAATAACCACCTGAAGCAGATTGTGAGTAACTGGCTTGTGTAATTTTATTTTGCACTTCTTGGTTACCTGTTTCTCCCCAACTAAGTCTTAGTTTTAAAGCATTTAAATTGTCTACATTACTAAAAAATTGTTCTTGATCTAAGTTCCAACCTAAAGCAAAAGATGGGAAATAACCATATTTATTATTCTCTCCAAAACGTGTAGAACCGTCTGCACGTAACGATGCCGTAACTAAATATTTATCATTGTAATTATAATTTAATCTTCCAAAGTAAGACTGTAACTCATTTTCTTGAGCATAACCACTAACGCCATTTTGTGTACCAGAATAACCCGGATCATATTCTGGAGCAACACCTGTATCTTTTTCATCTATTCCTGTTAAAGAGAAATTAGTTCCAGAGAAATTAAATTTTTGATAAGAGAACCCACCTAATACTTCAAAATTATTTTTATTAAAATCGAAATTATACGTTAAGTAATGTTCCATTAAGGTGTTCTCTGAGTCTAAATTATTTTGCACATAAGCTCCTTCTGGAGTTCTATCTGTTACGTTTGGATAAATTGTTGAGTTTCGTTCTGAAACAGAACGATCTACTCCATAATTAAATTTATAATTTAACCCATCAACAATTCTAAATGATGCTTCAACATTACCTAAAACTCTTAACGTACTTGTATGATCATCGTAGATATCTAATAAGTACATTGGGTTATAATTTTGATTGAGGTTAAAGTTTGTATATTCTCCATTCTCATCAAAAACAGGTTGTGTAGGGTTAGCCATTAAAGCATGAATAATTAATTGCCCGTCTGATCCTGCATCTGCACCATTTGGAACTCCTGTTTCATTAATTTGACTTGCCGTTAAGTTTACTTTTATCTTCAAGCGCTTCTTATCGAAGAAAGACTCTTCTGCATTTAAACGTGCTGTAGCTCTTTTAAACGTACTACTTTTAACAATACCATCTTGATCCATTAAAGACAATGATGTATAGTAATTTCCGCTTTCTGTCTTTTTAGAAAAAGAAAAGTTATTGTTTTGTGTGACACCATTCCTAAATAATTCATCTTGCCAATCTGTATTACCACCATGATCATAAGCATCATCATTGATTGCATTACGATATTCATTTGCAGATAAGACATCAATTTTTTTAATTACAGAGGATACACTTAAATATGAATCTACAGTAATAGTTGCATCTCCTGTTTTTCCTTGTTTAGTTGTTATTATTACAACTCCATTAGAACCTCTAGCACCATAAATTGCTGCAGCAGAAGCATCTTTTAATACTGTTATCGAGGCAATATCACTAGTATTTAAGAAGTTTAAGGGGTTCTTTGCACTAGAGTTCCCCAAGCCAAAGTCTGGACTTTCAGAACTTACACTAGAGTTACTTAATGGCACGCCATCTACCACAAATAAAGGCGTACTACCACTTCTTATAGATCCGACACCACGAATAGATACATCTACACCTGCTCCTGGCTCTCCACTAGATTGAATTACACGCACACCAGAAACTTTACCTTGAATTAAGTTATCTGGCGAAATATTTACACCTTCTTTAAAATCTTTTGAAGAAAGTTGTGCTACAGCACCTGTTAAATCTGATTTTTTTTGCTGACCATATCCCACAATTAAAACTTCATTTAAAACAGCACTTGAAGGATTTAATGTAATGTTTAAAAATTCCGAATCGATAATCACTTCTTTAGTTTCATACCCTACAAAGGATATTTGAAGTGTTTGTCCAATTTCTGCTTCAATTGAAAACTCTCCATCAAAGTTTGCCGAAGCACCTCGTGTTGTGTCTTTTAATAAAATTGTAGCTCCTAATAAAGGAAGGCCTTCTTCATCTACAATTTTACCTTGAATTGTTTTTTGAAGATTAGAATTGGATTGAATTAGTTTTTTTGATTCAATGTTCCCAGAATATCCTATCTGGTTTGTTAGTAATGTTAATATTAAAAAAGTTATATTTTTTAATAAAAAAAATTTATTTTTAGAGTACATTTTAAGTTATTGGTGTTACAATGCTTAATTATTTAAGCCGTAGTTGTTACAGCAACTGCGGTTTTTTTTATGTTTTTAAGTTTAATTAAATTGTTTATTTAAATCATAGGCTACAAAATTTAAGAGTTAATTAGAGAATGTTTAACAAAAATTTAATACGCAAAATTAAAAAGCAAATTAATCGATTTTTAAACACATAGAATTTAGCTTATAGTTATGCAACTGTTAAATTAACCCGAACACAACAGCCCTAAACAATCAACTCAATTAACTGAAAAAGAAAACATTACATCTTTTTACTTAATTTCAATATTGTAAATAGATAAAGTTTTGTTTTTAATTTGCTAACATTAACTTAATTATACTCATCTATTTTAGTAGTTAAAAACTTATCTTGTTATGAAACGTTATATTATAGTATGTTTATTCTGCATATTGTGCTACAAAGGCAACTGTCAATTCGATACTTTGAGAATTAATCAAATTCAAGTAATCGGTTCTCATAACAGTTATAAAAAAGAGATAGAACCCAAACTGTATGAGGTTTTAGAAAAAAAAGATACTACACATTGTATACAAGCTTTACAATACGAACATATACCTATAGTAGATCAATTAAATATGGGATTAAGAAATCTTGAAATTGATGTATTTGCAGATTCTAAAGGTGGTTCGTATGCAAATCCGAAAGGTTTAGAACTAACAGACATAGATGAAAGTTACGACCCTAGAAACGAAATGTTACAGCCTGGTTTTAAAATCTTACACATTCTAGATATAGATTTTAGAACACATTATTACACATTACAAAGCTGCTTAAACGATTTAAAAACGTGGTCTGATTTAAATCCAAACCACGACCCCATATTTATAACTTTAGAAGCTAAAGATGGAAAAGAAAATGTATTTGGCACCATGCCAGAAACATTTTCTAAACAGCTCTTTAATGAACTAGATATCGCTTTAATAAAAGGTTTAGGTATAAACAAATTAATTACTCCCGATGTTGTAAGAGGTAATTATGCAACATTAGAGGCAGCTGTGTTACATAATAATTGGCCAAAATTAAAAGCCGCTAGAGGTAAATTTCTTTTTATTCTAGACGACTCTGGCCGTAAAAGAGATTTATATATTGAGGATCATGCAGCTCTAAAAAACCGCGTGATGTTTGTTAATGCAGCTCCAGGAACACCTGAAGCCGCTACTTTATTTAGAAACAACCCTGAAGATAATTCCATTAAAACGTTAGTCTCTAAAGGCTATATTATTAGAACTCGCGCAGATGCAGGTACAAAAGAAGCCCGAGCAAATGATTATTCGCATTTTAACATGGCCAAGCTTTCTGGCGCACAAATTATTACTACAGATTATTATTTACCGAGTAAGCTATTTAAAAGTGACTACCACATCTCGTTTAAAAATAACACCTACATTAGAGAGAATCCTGTAACAGGAAATTAGAGATTAATCAATCAAGAGGTTGTATTTTACCCGTTTTATAATCAATACTAAAATGATCTGCTGGAGCACCATTTAAAAACTTAGAAAATATATTATAAAACTCTAATAGTTTAGTTCGATTTAAATCACTATTGGTTTTCATATAAAAATCTGTAACA is a window of Formosa sediminum DNA encoding:
- a CDS encoding SusC/RagA family TonB-linked outer membrane protein, with protein sequence MYSKNKFFLLKNITFLILTLLTNQIGYSGNIESKKLIQSNSNLQKTIQGKIVDEEGLPLLGATILLKDTTRGASANFDGEFSIEAEIGQTLQISFVGYETKEVIIDSEFLNITLNPSSAVLNEVLIVGYGQQKKSDLTGAVAQLSSKDFKEGVNISPDNLIQGKVSGVRVIQSSGEPGAGVDVSIRGVGSIRSGSTPLFVVDGVPLSNSSVSSESPDFGLGNSSAKNPLNFLNTSDIASITVLKDASAAAIYGARGSNGVVIITTKQGKTGDATITVDSYLSVSSVIKKIDVLSANEYRNAINDDAYDHGGNTDWQDELFRNGVTQNNNFSFSKKTESGNYYTSLSLMDQDGIVKSSTFKRATARLNAEESFFDKKRLKIKVNLTASQINETGVPNGADAGSDGQLIIHALMANPTQPVFDENGEYTNFNLNQNYNPMYLLDIYDDHTSTLRVLGNVEASFRIVDGLNYKFNYGVDRSVSERNSTIYPNVTDRTPEGAYVQNNLDSENTLMEHYLTYNFDFNKNNFEVLGGFSYQKFNFSGTNFSLTGIDEKDTGVAPEYDPGYSGTQNGVSGYAQENELQSYFGRLNYNYNDKYLVTASLRADGSTRFGENNKYGYFPSFALGWNLDQEQFFSNVDNLNALKLRLSWGETGNQEVQNKITQASYSQSASGGYYLYDDYNLINGIVVNRTANPDLKWEVVTQLNIGVDFSLWNNRLYGSLDYYNKTTTDAILNIPAEPLSPTTTVWKNIDGEIVNKGFEFSLGSQIISTENFSWSLDVNGATLDNEVTNLPVSELYSGSVAGPGLSGVAANIYKSGYEAGSFFMLKHLGFDENGVDIFEDINDDDIINSDDRQIFEGALPNFTYGINTNLSYKRWDLSLAFIGQTGGLLVNNTNLALNINNIVSDRNVLSEFYYDGASYTNTPQLSTLYLEKSNFFRLNNARIGYSLDVEKLNLNWLKGLNFYVSGQNLFTITNYSGYDPLVNSPRATNGNQSIGIDYTTYPSSKTYMLGATLKL
- a CDS encoding phosphatidylinositol-specific phospholipase C1-like protein — protein: MRINQIQVIGSHNSYKKEIEPKLYEVLEKKDTTHCIQALQYEHIPIVDQLNMGLRNLEIDVFADSKGGSYANPKGLELTDIDESYDPRNEMLQPGFKILHILDIDFRTHYYTLQSCLNDLKTWSDLNPNHDPIFITLEAKDGKENVFGTMPETFSKQLFNELDIALIKGLGINKLITPDVVRGNYATLEAAVLHNNWPKLKAARGKFLFILDDSGRKRDLYIEDHAALKNRVMFVNAAPGTPEAATLFRNNPEDNSIKTLVSKGYIIRTRADAGTKEARANDYSHFNMAKLSGAQIITTDYYLPSKLFKSDYHISFKNNTYIRENPVTGN